Proteins encoded in a region of the Trypanosoma brucei gambiense DAL972 chromosome 6, complete sequence genome:
- a CDS encoding T. brucei spp.-specific protein: MFLVTFVSFFLCLFVSRNCYFCFFACSSGFSLEFFSCFFFFEKKKYHFNILCFLCDHNYPYPFLKYCSLFSFFFLSSCVICLLFAFRVCTKLNYSIMMNMCSSLIGPRSAELIFSFFFSVFFFFNMSHGGDADRFLLYFSCTKKFKKKKKNQCEEFSLIVS; this comes from the coding sequence atgTTCCTTgttacttttgtttctttctttctttgtttgtttgtttcccgtAATtgctacttttgtttttttgcttgtagcAGTGGCTTCTCCTtagaatttttttcttgcttttttttttttgaaaaaaaaaaataccattTCAATATTTTATGCTTTCTTTGTGACCATAATTATCCATACCCATTTCTTAAAtattgttctcttttttcttttttttttctttcttcttgtgttatttgtttattatttgcttttcgtgtgtgtacCAAACTAAATTATTCCATAATGATGAATATGTGTTCCTCGCTGATTGGTCCTCGTTCCGCCGAActcattttttcattttttttttccgttttttttttttttaacatgAGTCACGGCGGCGATGCTGatcgttttcttttatatttctcatgtacaaaaaaatttaaaaaaaaaaagaaaaaccaatGTGAGGAATTTTCTTTAATTGTAAGttga
- a CDS encoding protein phosphatase 2C, putative has product MGVMLPKPVLSKVVDRAGNYNIGVASACVNGYRVSMEDAHVMLVESEMSLLGIFDGHNGSGCSKYIADHLPQKVKALNGKHTQEELEKVCVSLDRDFILNQSDASGSTGTFCIVTRDYNVTICNVGDSRTIIARGGRLVFVTEDHKPTAGEERQRIEACGGCVVSGRVDGDLAVSRSFGDASFKRRDALDDYKSHKVVAVPDVTTHACRQGDIIILACDGVFEGNFSNEEVAAFVNEQASKSPDLAVAAARVCDEAIRRGSKDNVSCLIARLSDGASAARLYGAHSFLPGPPYPRMHDLSRTAYVAMAQMAQVTHADALAARYALLTAHENKTLSTKSPLEQTAFEMSDETDIETEKNFFGWGPAPGNEAAFFRSLAEQGNK; this is encoded by the coding sequence ATGGGGGTTATGTTACCGAAACCGGTCTTAAGTAAAGTCGTTGATAGGGCGGGAAACTACAACATTGGAGTTGCATCCGCTTGCGTCAACGGCTATCGTGTGAGCATGGAAGACGCCCATGTAATGTTGGTAGAGAGCGAAATGAGTCTTCTTGGAATATTTGATGGTCACAATGGTAGTGGCTGCAGTAAATATATTGCCGACCACCTTCCCCAAAAGGTGAAGGCATTAAATGGTAAACACACGCAGGAGGAGTTGGAAAAGGTGTGTGTTTCTCTTGATCGCGACTTCATTCTGAATCAGAGTGATGCTAGTGGGAGCACAGGGACCTTTTGCATTGTTACACGTGATTACAATGTGACCATTTGCAACGTAGGTGATTCCCGCACCATTATTGCGCGTGGAGGTCGCCTCGTATTCGTCACGGAAGATCATAAACCAACAGCAGGTGAAGAGCGTCAGCGCATTGAGGCATGTGGAGGTTGTGTAGTGAGTGGACGTGTTGATGGCGATCTTGCAGTGTCTCGTTCCTTCGGTGATGCATCCTTTAAGCGCCGAGATGCGCTGGATGACTACAAGTCACAtaaagttgttgctgttcctGACGTTACAACCCACGCCTGCCGGCAAGGTGATATTATCATACTCGCCTGTGACGGTGTATTTGAGGGGAATTTCTCAAATGAAgaggttgctgcttttgttaaTGAACAAGCTTCCAAATCCCCTGACCTTGCCGTCGCGGCAGCTCGTGTATGTGATGAGGCCATACGACGTGGAAGCAAAGATAACGTTTCGTGCCTCATCGCACGGTTGTCGGATGGCGCTTCCGCCGCCCGCCTTTATGGAGCGCATTCATTCCTTCCTGGTCCCCCATATCCTCGCATGCATGATCTTTCTCGCACAGCTTATGTGGCAATGGCACAAATGGCACAAGTAACTCACGCAGATGCTCTCGCCGCCCGTTACGCACTGTTGACGGCTCACGAGAATAAAACTCTTTCGACAAAGTCACCATTGGAGCAAACTGCCTTTGAGATGAGTGATGAGACGGATATTGAAACGGAAAAGAATTTTTTCGGTTGGGGTCCGGCCCCGGGCAATGAAGCCGCCTTTTTCAGGTCGCTAGCAGAGCAAggcaacaaataa
- a CDS encoding phosphatidic acid phosphatase, putative — MHANWITWAASTVVYDAGDTISFVFALSSLLPSIIVIFIAGLASSSTSHQRDAALLLLVGLCQNTALNTFLKAFIKGPRPISSMYIMVPMSSSSNYGMPSYHSQFMFFFITWLLRKASANHIPVSWGMWLFFLVSATVVACGRVYNSYHSTDQVIVGAAVGVINAYASTTPTLERVLRWLMFRLSPVRNFFTSWVTYVRL; from the coding sequence ATGCACGCGAACTGGATTACTTGGGCAGCTAGTACGGTGGTCTACGATGCAGGGGACACCATAAGCTTTGTGTTTGCTTTATCCTCTTTGCTCCCTTCTATTATTGTCATATTCATTGCGGGGCTCGCAAGTTCCTCGACTTCTCATCAAAGAGATGCCGCGCTGCTGCTACTCGTTGGGTTGTGCCAGAACACGGCACTGAACACTTTCCTGAAGGCTTTCATTAAGGGCCCGCGGCCGATAAGTAGCATGTACATAATGGTACCAATGAGCTCGTCGAGTAATTATGGCATGCCGAGCTATCACTCACAgtttatgtttttcttcattaCATGGCTGTTGCGCAAGGCGAGCGCGAACCATATACCCGTTTCATGGGGCATGTGGCTATTCTTCCTAGTATCAGCTACAGTTGTTGCATGTGGCCGTGTGTACAACTCTTATCATTCCACTGATCAGGTGATTGTAGGAGCTGCTGTTGGCGTGATAAATGCATATGCTTCCACCACGCCTACACTGGAAAGAGTGTTGCGCTGGCTGATGTTTAGATTGTCACCTGTGAGGAACTTCTTCACATCGTGGGTGACGTATGTCCGATTAtga